A genome region from Ptiloglossa arizonensis isolate GNS036 chromosome 4, iyPtiAriz1_principal, whole genome shotgun sequence includes the following:
- the LOC143145700 gene encoding hippocampus abundant transcript 1 protein isoform X2, which produces MKLKKRKSLCAQCVNMPAKVSKKVVGMIVRSRKFIIKDGVITSSGIGEASVYHALVVIFLEFFAWGLLTMPVISVLNITFPNHTFLMNGLIMGIKGILSFLSAPLIGALSDVWGRKFFLLITVAFTCAPIPLMSINTWWFFAMISISGVFACTFSVVFAYVADVTEEHQRSPAYGMVSATFAASMVISPALGDYIMKEYGENLVVALATAIAVLDVFFILVAVPESLPEKARPPAPISWEQADPFAYLGKVGKDHTILMLCITVFLSYLPEAGQYSCIFVYLTKVMGFTALMVAIFIAVVGVLSVGAQIVLGSLIRILGSKHTIMLGLLFEMLQLMWFGFGSQTWMMWAAGVLASVSSITYPAISAFISMHSDADKQGLVQGMVTGMRGLCNGLGPAMFGVIFYLFRVDLNDNSPLPAKPSPLDENNKTGTATHLDIMPQLVTQLVPGPPFVFGALLVICALLVAAFIPESNTMPTGPLHHPSTSRRPSGKYAYQKCLSLDVHYEADKLGSGKGKIGPLSPLVDNCNSAAL; this is translated from the exons ATGAAACTGAAAAAGCGGAAGAGTCTGTGCGCGCAGTGCGTGAATATGCCCGCCAAGGTCTCAAAGAAGGTCGTGGGCATGATCGTACGAAGCCGAAAATTCATTATTAAGGATGGGGTCATTACG AGTTCTGGTATTGGAGAGGCAAGTGTGTACCATGCTCTGGTTGtaatatttttggaattttttgcaTGGGGTTTATTAACCATGCCTGTTATCTCTGTATTAAATATCACATTTCCAAATCATACGTTCCTGATGAATGGCTTGATAATGGGCATTAAAGGAATCTTGTCATTTCTTTCTGCACCATTAATCGGTGCTTTGTCTGATGTGTGGGGTCGAAAATTCTTTCTACTCATCACAGTAGCCTTCACATGTGCGCCGATTCCTCTAATGAGCATTAACACATGGTGGTTCTTTGCTATGATCTCCATCAGTGGTGTCTTTGCTTGCACATTTTCAGTGGTATTTGCATATGTTGCTGATGTTACAGAAGAACATCAAAGATCCCCAGCATATGGTATG GTATCAGCAACTTTTGCTGCAAGTATGGTAATAAGTCCAGCATTAGGAGATTATATTATGAAAGAATATGGAGAAAATCTTGTGGTTGCATTAGCAACTGCTATTGCGGTATTGGATGTGTTTTTTATATTAGTGGCTGTACCTGAAAGTTTGCCTGAAAAAGCTCGTCCACCAGCACCTATATCTTGGGAGCAGGCAGATCCTTTTGCTTACCTTGGAAAG GTTGGTAAAGATCACACAATCTTAATGTTGTGTATTACTGTGTTCCTGAGCTATCTTCCTGAAGCGGGACAATATAGTTGTATATTTGTCTATTTGACTAAGGTTATGGGATTTACTGCTTTGATGGTAGCAATTTTTATTGCTGTGGTGGGAGTCTTAAGCGTTGGTGCGCAGATTGTCTTGGGTTCTTTAATAAGGATCCTTGGCAGTAAACATACTATAATGTTAGGCCTTTTATTCGAGATGTTACAACTTATGTGGTTTGGCTTTGGTTCCCAAACAtg GATGATGTGGGCTGCTGGAGTGCTTGCCTCTGTGTCAAGTATTACATATCCTGcaatttctgcattcatatcCATGCATTCTGATGCTGATAAGCAGGGTTTGGTACAAGGCATGGTAACTGGAATGCGTGGATTATGCAATGGTCTTGGGCCAGCAATGTTTGGAGTCATCTTTTACTTGTTTCGCGTTGATCTCAACGATAATTCTCCCCTTCCTGCAAAACCATCTCCTTtagatgaaaataataaaacaggAACTGCCACACATCTTGATATTATGCCACAGCTAGTGACCCAG CTTGTACCAGGACCACCATTTGTGTTTGGTGCATTACTTGTGATATGCGCATTACTGGTAGCTGCATTTATACCCGAATCAAACACAATGCCAACAGGACCGTTGCACCATCCATCCACCTCCCGGAGGCCCTCCGGTAAATACGCATATCAGAAAT gtTTGTCCTTGGACGTACACTATGAGGCAGACAAATTGGGAAGCGGGAAAGGGAAAATAGGACCGTTGTCACCTCTAGTCGACAattgcaactctgctgctctataG
- the LOC143145700 gene encoding hippocampus abundant transcript 1 protein isoform X3, protein MPPGAKGEAEGLGPSCSEIHNSQEHAIAKLTPPLTFTQQCYRHLKSSGIGEASVYHALVVIFLEFFAWGLLTMPVISVLNITFPNHTFLMNGLIMGIKGILSFLSAPLIGALSDVWGRKFFLLITVAFTCAPIPLMSINTWWFFAMISISGVFACTFSVVFAYVADVTEEHQRSPAYGMVSATFAASMVISPALGDYIMKEYGENLVVALATAIAVLDVFFILVAVPESLPEKARPPAPISWEQADPFAYLGKVGKDHTILMLCITVFLSYLPEAGQYSCIFVYLTKVMGFTALMVAIFIAVVGVLSVGAQIVLGSLIRILGSKHTIMLGLLFEMLQLMWFGFGSQTWMMWAAGVLASVSSITYPAISAFISMHSDADKQGLVQGMVTGMRGLCNGLGPAMFGVIFYLFRVDLNDNSPLPAKPSPLDENNKTGTATHLDIMPQLVTQLVPGPPFVFGALLVICALLVAAFIPESNTMPTGPLHHPSTSRRPSGLSLDVHYEADKLGSGKGKIGPLSPLVDNCNSAAL, encoded by the exons ATGCCCCCTGGGGCAAAAGGCGAAGCAGAGGGCTTGGGCCCTTCCTGTTCTGAAATTCACAACAGCCAAGAACATGCTATTGCTAAACTCACACCTCCTCTTACATTTACTCAGCAATGCTACAGGCATCTTAAG AGTTCTGGTATTGGAGAGGCAAGTGTGTACCATGCTCTGGTTGtaatatttttggaattttttgcaTGGGGTTTATTAACCATGCCTGTTATCTCTGTATTAAATATCACATTTCCAAATCATACGTTCCTGATGAATGGCTTGATAATGGGCATTAAAGGAATCTTGTCATTTCTTTCTGCACCATTAATCGGTGCTTTGTCTGATGTGTGGGGTCGAAAATTCTTTCTACTCATCACAGTAGCCTTCACATGTGCGCCGATTCCTCTAATGAGCATTAACACATGGTGGTTCTTTGCTATGATCTCCATCAGTGGTGTCTTTGCTTGCACATTTTCAGTGGTATTTGCATATGTTGCTGATGTTACAGAAGAACATCAAAGATCCCCAGCATATGGTATG GTATCAGCAACTTTTGCTGCAAGTATGGTAATAAGTCCAGCATTAGGAGATTATATTATGAAAGAATATGGAGAAAATCTTGTGGTTGCATTAGCAACTGCTATTGCGGTATTGGATGTGTTTTTTATATTAGTGGCTGTACCTGAAAGTTTGCCTGAAAAAGCTCGTCCACCAGCACCTATATCTTGGGAGCAGGCAGATCCTTTTGCTTACCTTGGAAAG GTTGGTAAAGATCACACAATCTTAATGTTGTGTATTACTGTGTTCCTGAGCTATCTTCCTGAAGCGGGACAATATAGTTGTATATTTGTCTATTTGACTAAGGTTATGGGATTTACTGCTTTGATGGTAGCAATTTTTATTGCTGTGGTGGGAGTCTTAAGCGTTGGTGCGCAGATTGTCTTGGGTTCTTTAATAAGGATCCTTGGCAGTAAACATACTATAATGTTAGGCCTTTTATTCGAGATGTTACAACTTATGTGGTTTGGCTTTGGTTCCCAAACAtg GATGATGTGGGCTGCTGGAGTGCTTGCCTCTGTGTCAAGTATTACATATCCTGcaatttctgcattcatatcCATGCATTCTGATGCTGATAAGCAGGGTTTGGTACAAGGCATGGTAACTGGAATGCGTGGATTATGCAATGGTCTTGGGCCAGCAATGTTTGGAGTCATCTTTTACTTGTTTCGCGTTGATCTCAACGATAATTCTCCCCTTCCTGCAAAACCATCTCCTTtagatgaaaataataaaacaggAACTGCCACACATCTTGATATTATGCCACAGCTAGTGACCCAG CTTGTACCAGGACCACCATTTGTGTTTGGTGCATTACTTGTGATATGCGCATTACTGGTAGCTGCATTTATACCCGAATCAAACACAATGCCAACAGGACCGTTGCACCATCCATCCACCTCCCGGAGGCCCTCCG gtTTGTCCTTGGACGTACACTATGAGGCAGACAAATTGGGAAGCGGGAAAGGGAAAATAGGACCGTTGTCACCTCTAGTCGACAattgcaactctgctgctctataG
- the LOC143145700 gene encoding hippocampus abundant transcript 1 protein isoform X1 yields MPPGAKGEAEGLGPSCSEIHNSQEHAIAKLTPPLTFTQQCYRHLKSSGIGEASVYHALVVIFLEFFAWGLLTMPVISVLNITFPNHTFLMNGLIMGIKGILSFLSAPLIGALSDVWGRKFFLLITVAFTCAPIPLMSINTWWFFAMISISGVFACTFSVVFAYVADVTEEHQRSPAYGMVSATFAASMVISPALGDYIMKEYGENLVVALATAIAVLDVFFILVAVPESLPEKARPPAPISWEQADPFAYLGKVGKDHTILMLCITVFLSYLPEAGQYSCIFVYLTKVMGFTALMVAIFIAVVGVLSVGAQIVLGSLIRILGSKHTIMLGLLFEMLQLMWFGFGSQTWMMWAAGVLASVSSITYPAISAFISMHSDADKQGLVQGMVTGMRGLCNGLGPAMFGVIFYLFRVDLNDNSPLPAKPSPLDENNKTGTATHLDIMPQLVTQLVPGPPFVFGALLVICALLVAAFIPESNTMPTGPLHHPSTSRRPSGKYAYQKCLSLDVHYEADKLGSGKGKIGPLSPLVDNCNSAAL; encoded by the exons ATGCCCCCTGGGGCAAAAGGCGAAGCAGAGGGCTTGGGCCCTTCCTGTTCTGAAATTCACAACAGCCAAGAACATGCTATTGCTAAACTCACACCTCCTCTTACATTTACTCAGCAATGCTACAGGCATCTTAAG AGTTCTGGTATTGGAGAGGCAAGTGTGTACCATGCTCTGGTTGtaatatttttggaattttttgcaTGGGGTTTATTAACCATGCCTGTTATCTCTGTATTAAATATCACATTTCCAAATCATACGTTCCTGATGAATGGCTTGATAATGGGCATTAAAGGAATCTTGTCATTTCTTTCTGCACCATTAATCGGTGCTTTGTCTGATGTGTGGGGTCGAAAATTCTTTCTACTCATCACAGTAGCCTTCACATGTGCGCCGATTCCTCTAATGAGCATTAACACATGGTGGTTCTTTGCTATGATCTCCATCAGTGGTGTCTTTGCTTGCACATTTTCAGTGGTATTTGCATATGTTGCTGATGTTACAGAAGAACATCAAAGATCCCCAGCATATGGTATG GTATCAGCAACTTTTGCTGCAAGTATGGTAATAAGTCCAGCATTAGGAGATTATATTATGAAAGAATATGGAGAAAATCTTGTGGTTGCATTAGCAACTGCTATTGCGGTATTGGATGTGTTTTTTATATTAGTGGCTGTACCTGAAAGTTTGCCTGAAAAAGCTCGTCCACCAGCACCTATATCTTGGGAGCAGGCAGATCCTTTTGCTTACCTTGGAAAG GTTGGTAAAGATCACACAATCTTAATGTTGTGTATTACTGTGTTCCTGAGCTATCTTCCTGAAGCGGGACAATATAGTTGTATATTTGTCTATTTGACTAAGGTTATGGGATTTACTGCTTTGATGGTAGCAATTTTTATTGCTGTGGTGGGAGTCTTAAGCGTTGGTGCGCAGATTGTCTTGGGTTCTTTAATAAGGATCCTTGGCAGTAAACATACTATAATGTTAGGCCTTTTATTCGAGATGTTACAACTTATGTGGTTTGGCTTTGGTTCCCAAACAtg GATGATGTGGGCTGCTGGAGTGCTTGCCTCTGTGTCAAGTATTACATATCCTGcaatttctgcattcatatcCATGCATTCTGATGCTGATAAGCAGGGTTTGGTACAAGGCATGGTAACTGGAATGCGTGGATTATGCAATGGTCTTGGGCCAGCAATGTTTGGAGTCATCTTTTACTTGTTTCGCGTTGATCTCAACGATAATTCTCCCCTTCCTGCAAAACCATCTCCTTtagatgaaaataataaaacaggAACTGCCACACATCTTGATATTATGCCACAGCTAGTGACCCAG CTTGTACCAGGACCACCATTTGTGTTTGGTGCATTACTTGTGATATGCGCATTACTGGTAGCTGCATTTATACCCGAATCAAACACAATGCCAACAGGACCGTTGCACCATCCATCCACCTCCCGGAGGCCCTCCGGTAAATACGCATATCAGAAAT gtTTGTCCTTGGACGTACACTATGAGGCAGACAAATTGGGAAGCGGGAAAGGGAAAATAGGACCGTTGTCACCTCTAGTCGACAattgcaactctgctgctctataG
- the LOC143145700 gene encoding hippocampus abundant transcript 1 protein isoform X4, whose translation MPVISVLNITFPNHTFLMNGLIMGIKGILSFLSAPLIGALSDVWGRKFFLLITVAFTCAPIPLMSINTWWFFAMISISGVFACTFSVVFAYVADVTEEHQRSPAYGMVSATFAASMVISPALGDYIMKEYGENLVVALATAIAVLDVFFILVAVPESLPEKARPPAPISWEQADPFAYLGKVGKDHTILMLCITVFLSYLPEAGQYSCIFVYLTKVMGFTALMVAIFIAVVGVLSVGAQIVLGSLIRILGSKHTIMLGLLFEMLQLMWFGFGSQTWMMWAAGVLASVSSITYPAISAFISMHSDADKQGLVQGMVTGMRGLCNGLGPAMFGVIFYLFRVDLNDNSPLPAKPSPLDENNKTGTATHLDIMPQLVTQLVPGPPFVFGALLVICALLVAAFIPESNTMPTGPLHHPSTSRRPSGKYAYQKCLSLDVHYEADKLGSGKGKIGPLSPLVDNCNSAAL comes from the exons ATGCCTGTTATCTCTGTATTAAATATCACATTTCCAAATCATACGTTCCTGATGAATGGCTTGATAATGGGCATTAAAGGAATCTTGTCATTTCTTTCTGCACCATTAATCGGTGCTTTGTCTGATGTGTGGGGTCGAAAATTCTTTCTACTCATCACAGTAGCCTTCACATGTGCGCCGATTCCTCTAATGAGCATTAACACATGGTGGTTCTTTGCTATGATCTCCATCAGTGGTGTCTTTGCTTGCACATTTTCAGTGGTATTTGCATATGTTGCTGATGTTACAGAAGAACATCAAAGATCCCCAGCATATGGTATG GTATCAGCAACTTTTGCTGCAAGTATGGTAATAAGTCCAGCATTAGGAGATTATATTATGAAAGAATATGGAGAAAATCTTGTGGTTGCATTAGCAACTGCTATTGCGGTATTGGATGTGTTTTTTATATTAGTGGCTGTACCTGAAAGTTTGCCTGAAAAAGCTCGTCCACCAGCACCTATATCTTGGGAGCAGGCAGATCCTTTTGCTTACCTTGGAAAG GTTGGTAAAGATCACACAATCTTAATGTTGTGTATTACTGTGTTCCTGAGCTATCTTCCTGAAGCGGGACAATATAGTTGTATATTTGTCTATTTGACTAAGGTTATGGGATTTACTGCTTTGATGGTAGCAATTTTTATTGCTGTGGTGGGAGTCTTAAGCGTTGGTGCGCAGATTGTCTTGGGTTCTTTAATAAGGATCCTTGGCAGTAAACATACTATAATGTTAGGCCTTTTATTCGAGATGTTACAACTTATGTGGTTTGGCTTTGGTTCCCAAACAtg GATGATGTGGGCTGCTGGAGTGCTTGCCTCTGTGTCAAGTATTACATATCCTGcaatttctgcattcatatcCATGCATTCTGATGCTGATAAGCAGGGTTTGGTACAAGGCATGGTAACTGGAATGCGTGGATTATGCAATGGTCTTGGGCCAGCAATGTTTGGAGTCATCTTTTACTTGTTTCGCGTTGATCTCAACGATAATTCTCCCCTTCCTGCAAAACCATCTCCTTtagatgaaaataataaaacaggAACTGCCACACATCTTGATATTATGCCACAGCTAGTGACCCAG CTTGTACCAGGACCACCATTTGTGTTTGGTGCATTACTTGTGATATGCGCATTACTGGTAGCTGCATTTATACCCGAATCAAACACAATGCCAACAGGACCGTTGCACCATCCATCCACCTCCCGGAGGCCCTCCGGTAAATACGCATATCAGAAAT gtTTGTCCTTGGACGTACACTATGAGGCAGACAAATTGGGAAGCGGGAAAGGGAAAATAGGACCGTTGTCACCTCTAGTCGACAattgcaactctgctgctctataG
- the Tbc1d7 gene encoding TBC1 domain family member 7 yields MTDERNFRSSYYEKVGFRSVEEKRSLEILLKERPFDKAKLKQFCLRFTVPTIHRTFLWKILLDIIPVYVDSHKFIMNQRRIEFQDLQKALKVTKILDNYTKPHLIVLTMWLLRTRRAKLDMNAQLEIPLHRAMSRMAETLWHIVDNDTHEEKLVDTYWILCGLLDQVQKFHKEVSRLQECTCTLLEREDSELYKHLIKIEALHGIPYDVWFCSCFAGTISDGSIAKIWDKIAVGAYRILIFVTVVTLTTLRRLLLRCENMDNVLDTISNITEESSELIVNKAIESWQQSGSTVITISQTN; encoded by the exons atgacagatgaacgaaattttcgttcaTCTTATTACGAGAAG GTGGGATTTCGTAGCGTTGAAGAAAAAAGATCTTTGGAAATATTACTTAAAGAACGACCTTTTGATAAAGCAAAACTAAAACAGTTTTGCTTGCGGTTTACAGTTCCTACTATACACAGAACTTTTCTCTGGAAAATTTTATTGGATATTATACCAGTTTATGTAGATAGTCATAAATTTATAATGAATCAAAGAAGAATAGAATTTCAAGATCTACAAAAAGCATTAAAAGTTACTAAGATTTTGGACAATTATACAAAACCTCATTTAATCGTTCTTACAATGTGGTTATTACGTACAAGAAGAGCAAAACTTGATATGAATGCCCAATTAGAAATTCCTTTGCACAG AGCTATGAGTCGAATGGCTGAAACATTGTGGCATATTGTCGATAATGACACCCATGAAGAAAAACTTGTAGACACATATTGGATATTATGTGGCCTCTTAGATCAAGTTCAGAAATTTCATAAGGAAGTAAGCAGATTACAAGAATGTACTTGTACTCTATTAGAAAGAGAAGATTCAGAATTGTATAAACACcttattaaaattgaagcaCTTCATGGTATTCCGTACGATGTTTGGTTTTGTTCATGTTTTGCCGGAACAATATCTGATGGTTCTATAGCAAA AATTTGGGATAAAATAGCTGTAGGTGCAtacagaatattaattttcgtcACTGTTGTCACACTAACTACTTTAAGGCGACTTTTACTCAGATGTGAAAATATGGACAATGTATTAGATACTATTAGCAAT ATAACGGAAGAAAGTTCGGAATTAATTGTCAATAAAGCAATTGAATCTTGGCAGCAAAGTGGTTCGACAGTAATAACTATTTCGCAAACCAATTAA